A single Rhopalosiphum padi isolate XX-2018 chromosome 4, ASM2088224v1, whole genome shotgun sequence DNA region contains:
- the LOC132930219 gene encoding LOW QUALITY PROTEIN: pre-mRNA-splicing factor CWC25 homolog (The sequence of the model RefSeq protein was modified relative to this genomic sequence to represent the inferred CDS: deleted 1 base in 1 codon) — translation MDWMYDGTRVQKDDYLLGKKIDKKYGESTDNDSILPPKICSTDKFSQVDLTKKISEDPLVNIKKREIEVAQKILQNPMRLKKQQNIQKEKHTIDDHQLDMILVSRLKSYEKAGLDLAKILSITKHKEKKEHKRKHKTDKSSSEEDEKNVDEKLTNKKKKQLQKSGSFERENKKQNDKKSSKYEDDKHKDNKNKRERKTSISSSDDKVSSKRNKLTKEYKHHKNDNQKHKDHYRNHRSVSTDRDNNFQGYKNKRNERNRSISKEKYEQNDKISKNKHRNNHYVGDDNNKKYSDDMKKDRKYKEQEFKSREKRHDNKNKRTLSSDRELEHKKTNSTSEHGKYKTKNNDHNHRSNSSDKEHESKVSKDSINRHGHHKKLNSRRSRSPESPPKGNKHLKTNEIKKDKKRQNSSSSSSSDDERKKNSTVKQISKHRHSPELQSDSDKDEHEGNKNYGLYVPNGKIVRKSSISPTPLKEKKNSSIVRPKSPPAKKRKLTEKEMEKMRMEMMENAKVRDKERSSNVKRYRKEDKKEEEKQKPYNKDFLIKQMAHAASQVSVERSIKSNVNKLQKNNNSIAD, via the exons ATGGATTGGATGTACGATGGTACACGAGTACAAAAAGACGACTATCTTTTGGGGaagaaaattgataaaaaatatggtGAAAGCACAGATAATG ATTCAATTTTACCACCAAAGATATGCTCAACAGATAAATTTTCTCAAGTAGACTtgacaaaaaaaatttcagAGGATCCattggtaaatataaaaaagcgAGAAATTGAAGTTGCACaaaaaattcttcaaaatcCAATGCGTttgaaaaaacaacaaaatattcaaaaagaaaaacatacTATTGATGATCATCAGCTAGATATGATATTAGTTAGCCGTTTGAAATCATATGAAAAAGCTGGATTAGATCTCgcaaaaatattgtcaattaccaaacataaagaaaaaaaagaacataAAAGAAAACACAAGACAGATAAATCTAGTTCTGAAGAAGATGAAAAAAATGTCGATGAAAAATTgacaaacaag aaaaaaaaacaactacaaAAGTCAGGTAGTTTTGAACGAGagaacaaaaaacaaaacgataaaaaatcTAGTAAATATGAAGATGACAAGCATAaagacaacaaaaataaaagggAAAGAAAGACATCAATTTCATCTTCAGATGATAAAGTTTCTTCTAAgagaaataaattaacaaaagaaTATAAACATCATAAGAATGATAACCAAAAACATAAAGATCATTATAGAAATCATAGATCAGTTAGTACTGATAGAGATAATAATTTTCagggttataaaaataaaagaaatgaaCGTAACAGATCTATctcaaaagaaaaatatgaacaaaatgataaaatttcaaaaaataaacatagaaaTAATCATTATGTTGGtgatgataataacaaaaagtaTAGTGATGATATGAAAAAAGATAGAAAATATAAAGAGCAAGAATTTAAAAGTAGAGAGAAAAGacatgataataaaaacaaacgaaCATTAAGTTCAGACAGAGAACTGgaacataaaaaaacaaacagtaCCTCTGAACATGGTAAATATAAGACTAAAAATAATGACCATAATCATAGATCAAACAGTTCTGACAAAGAACACGAGTCAAAAGTTTCTAAGGATTCAATAAATAGGCATGGTcatcataaaaaattgaatagtcGAAGAAGTAGATCACCAGAGAGTCCCCCAAAAGGGAACAAACATCTCAAaacaaatgaaattaaaaaagataaaaaaagacaaaattCCAGTAGTTCATCAAGTTCAGATGatgaaagaaagaaaaataGTACAGTGAAGCAGATCTCCAAACATCGACATAGTCCAGAACTTCAATCAGATAGTGACAAAGATGAACATGAAGGCAACAAGAACTATGGATTATAT gtgCCTAATGGCAAAATTGTAAGAAAGTCATCTATTAGTCCAACACCtctaaaagagaaaaaaaattcaagtattgTTCGACCCAAATCGCCACCTGCCAAGAAAAGGAAATTGACTGAAAAAGAAATGGAGAAAATGAGAATGGAAATGATGGAAAATGCTAAAGTTAGAGATAAAGAACGCTCCTCTAATGTAAAACGTTACAGAAAAGAAGATAAAAAAGAGGAGGAAAAAcaaaaaccatataataaagattttttaat taaACAAATGGCACATGCAGCTTCACAAGTTAGTGTTGAAAGAAGTATCAAGTCAAATGttaataaactacaaaaaaataataatagtattgctGATTAA